CAAGAGCATCACTGCCGCGGTAATCGCTCGCTTTAAGATTATTTCCAACCTAAACATTGCGGAACGCCGGGTTCCCCAAGATGGCAAGCTCAAGCGCGTGTTCCAAAAGCGGCGGGTTGACTTCCGGGTCAGCACTTGCCCCAGCCAACATGGCGAGAAAGTGGTGCTGCGGATTCTAGACAACTCCAACACTCAGTTGGGGCTAGACAAGCTAATCACCGATCCAGAAAGTCTAGAGATCATGCAGGGTATGGCTCAGCGCCCCTTTGGTCTGATTCTGGTGACTGGGCCGACTGGTTCCGGTAAAACCACTACTCTGTATTCCGCTTTGGCAGAAGTTAATGAGCCAGGAATTAACATTAGTACGGCGGAAGACCCGGTTGAATATAACCTGCCTGGACTGACTCAATGTCAGGTAATTCGTGCCAAGGGCATGGACTTTGCCTTGATCCTGCGGGCATTTTTGCGGCAGGACCCCGATGTAATTCTGGTGGGGGAAACCCGTGACCAAGAAACTGCTAAAACAGCGATCGAAGCAGCGTTAACGGGTCACCTGGTACTAACTACCCTGCACACCAATGATGCCCCCAGTGCGATCGCGCGGTTAGAAGAAATGGGCGTAGAGCGATTTATGGCCAGTACGGCGCTGATTGGTGTATTGGCACAACGCCTATTGCGGCGGGTTTGTGATGTTTGCCGTATCCCCTATCAACCCACGATCGAGGATATTGAGCGCTTTGGTTTACCTCGCACCGATCTAGAAAGCACCTTCTATAAGGCCAATCGCCTTAGCCCCCAGGAAGTGATCGCCCGTCAGGAATCCAATCTATCTGTTTGTAAGAAATGCGGCGGATCTGGGTATAAAGGACGGGTAGGTTGCTACGAAATTATGCGCATGAGCGAAAACATGCAGGTGGCAATTAATAAGGGTGCGACCACCGAAATGATCAAGGAGATCGCAGTCCAGGAAGGGATGAAAACCCTGATGGCCTATAGCTTTGAATTGGTCAGAACCGGTGCTACAACCCTGGAAGAAGTGTTGCGGGTGGTTTACACCGACAAAGGGCGAGAGGCAGAGGAACGCGCCAAGCGCCAAAATACGCTGGAATGCCAGAACTGCCATGCAATTTTGAAACCAGAAATGATTGAATGTCCCTATTGCACTACGCCAAGAATTATCTGATCAACAAGATGATCATTAAAGTTTGCTGGTGGCGGGAACAGCCCGATCGATTCATGTTTGGAGCGCTTTCTGTAGTTTGATCACAATTGAGGAAAGAAAGTAGTCATGGTATTGGATTACATCATTGAAGATTTGATGGAAGAGGTAGTCGAGCGCAAGGGCTCGGATATTCATATTTCCGCTGGCCTACCGCCCTATATTCGGATCAGTGGCCATCTAACTGCCACCGATCGTGATCCTCTTACCCCAGAAGAGACGCAGCGATTGGTCTTTGCCATGCTCAACAACAATCAGCGTAAAACCTTTGAGCAAAACTGGGAGCTAGATTGCTCCTATGGGGTTAAGGGTCTAGCCCGGTTTAGGGTTAATGTCTATAAGGATCGCGGTACCGTAGCGGCTTGTTTGCGGGTGCTGAGTGCCAAAATTCCTGACATGGATGATCTCAAACTACCGCCGATCGTCAGGGATTTATCAGAAAAGCCGAGGGGCATGGTACTGGTGACTGGGCCCACTGGATCGGGCAAGAGCACCACCCTGGCGGCAATGATTCAAACCATTAACAAAACCAGAGCTGAGCATATTCTCACCGTTGAAGACCCGATCGAGTTTGTGTATGAATCGGTTAAGAGCGTGATTCACCAGCGCCAGGTAGGGGAAGACACCAAGAGTTTTGCCTATGCGCTCAAAAGTGCATTGCGCGAAGATCCAGATGTGATTCTGGTTGGTGAAATGCGCGATCTAGAGACCATTCAACTCGCGGTAACGGCAGCGGAAACAGGTCACCTGGTATTTGGCACCCTTCACACCAGTTCGGCGGCTCAAACCGTCGATCGGATGGTGGATGTGTTCCCACCTGCACAACAGGGACAAATTCGGGTGCAATTGTCCAACTCCCTGGTGGCAGTTTTGAGTCAAACCCTGATTCCTCGGGTTAATCCCAAGCCTGGTGAATTTGGGCGGGTGATGGCGCAAGAGATTATGATCGTCACGCCGGCTATTTCCAACCTGATTCGGGAAGGGAAAACGGCTCAAATGTATGGCTTTATTCAAACCGGTGGCAAAGAATCAATGCAGACCCTCGAATCGAAGCTGGCAGACCTATACCTTGATGGTAGTATCAGCTTTGAATCGGCCGTGTCCAAGACTTCGCGTCCAGAGGAGTTGCACCGTCTAGTTGGCCCCAATCCAGCTAATGTGGTGCGCAAAAAAGGCTCCTATGACATCAAGAAAGAAATTAAATCTCGATCGATCAGTGGTTAGTTAATAGTGGTTAGTTAATTAAGTAGTAAGTAAGTAGTTATGTAATTAATTCTGAGCCAGGCTGGTAGTGGCGGCTGGTGAGGGCTAAAAACATTAGCGCAGG
The sequence above is a segment of the Pseudanabaena sp. PCC 7367 genome. Coding sequences within it:
- a CDS encoding GspE/PulE family protein, which gives rise to MNTSGQQKQGSTKNRKALLIRGGRTPFETKLIESGHATSEQYDRALEKSEEDEISLLAALQEVLNQALPPDIARYYKRLRLLELKLLYGFECLDPDIDVEKFNISNISGLIETDVVPMSTCRNHEVLPLVKKDNTLLVGMVSPDNFKAIDDLSMLLSKQELTLQRRVITREDFNDLLEQIIEAQVNKSVKGESFDDEALRIDDDAFADETLGEVDEGDDLSKAIGENSAPVINLVDKILVKALQEGASDIHIEPQEKNLRIRFRRDGVLREVFFLNDDRRLPKSITAAVIARFKIISNLNIAERRVPQDGKLKRVFQKRRVDFRVSTCPSQHGEKVVLRILDNSNTQLGLDKLITDPESLEIMQGMAQRPFGLILVTGPTGSGKTTTLYSALAEVNEPGINISTAEDPVEYNLPGLTQCQVIRAKGMDFALILRAFLRQDPDVILVGETRDQETAKTAIEAALTGHLVLTTLHTNDAPSAIARLEEMGVERFMASTALIGVLAQRLLRRVCDVCRIPYQPTIEDIERFGLPRTDLESTFYKANRLSPQEVIARQESNLSVCKKCGGSGYKGRVGCYEIMRMSENMQVAINKGATTEMIKEIAVQEGMKTLMAYSFELVRTGATTLEEVLRVVYTDKGREAEERAKRQNTLECQNCHAILKPEMIECPYCTTPRII
- a CDS encoding type IV pilus twitching motility protein PilT — encoded protein: MDYIIEDLMEEVVERKGSDIHISAGLPPYIRISGHLTATDRDPLTPEETQRLVFAMLNNNQRKTFEQNWELDCSYGVKGLARFRVNVYKDRGTVAACLRVLSAKIPDMDDLKLPPIVRDLSEKPRGMVLVTGPTGSGKSTTLAAMIQTINKTRAEHILTVEDPIEFVYESVKSVIHQRQVGEDTKSFAYALKSALREDPDVILVGEMRDLETIQLAVTAAETGHLVFGTLHTSSAAQTVDRMVDVFPPAQQGQIRVQLSNSLVAVLSQTLIPRVNPKPGEFGRVMAQEIMIVTPAISNLIREGKTAQMYGFIQTGGKESMQTLESKLADLYLDGSISFESAVSKTSRPEELHRLVGPNPANVVRKKGSYDIKKEIKSRSISG